ACATGGATACTCACAGAAATTTATATAAAAACAAGCAAAAGCGCTTCGGTATTATGCTGGAGCAGCCGAACGATTTAAAGGTGACGAGCAAGCTCGTGCGTCAGATTCAGGAGCAGGTACTGATGCCCTTCATGATCGACGAGGTGGAGATTTATGCGACCGTCAGTATCGGCGTGGCGTTGAGTGCTAGCGGGTACGCGAATGGCGATCACGCGCTACGTGACGCGGCCACCGCTCTCAGCCGCGCCCAGCTTCTGGGCGGTGCGCGTTATGAGGTTTTCGATCTACACCAGCACGCCAAGGCGACGGCTCAGGCTGGAATCGAGAAGGAGATCAGGGACGCGATGGGCAGTCGCGAGATGGCGGTGTACTGGCAGCCGGTCATTGCGCTGGCGAGCGGCAACGTAGCGGGTCTGGAGGCGCGACTCGCCTGGAGACATCCACGGCGCGGCATGTTGTTCGCCGAGCAATTTATACCCAATGCGGAGGACACGCAGCTGATCCTGCCTCTGTGGGAGTACATGCTGTCGGAGGTGTGCAAGCAGATGAGCGCGTGGCAGTCATTACCGGGCTTCGAGCACGTGGGGATCAATGTCGAAATCTTCGGCAGGAGCCTTTTCGATGCGGATTCCATCCTTCGTTTCTGCGAACGGCTGCTGTCATCCAAGCCT
This DNA window, taken from Gammaproteobacteria bacterium, encodes the following:
- a CDS encoding EAL domain-containing protein; translated protein: MLEQPNDLKVTSKLVRQIQEQVLMPFMIDEVEIYATVSIGVALSASGYANGDHALRDAATALSRAQLLGGARYEVFDLHQHAKATAQAGIEKEIRDAMGSREMAVYWQPVIALASGNVAGLEARLAWRHPRRGMLFAEQFIPNAEDTQLILPLWEYMLSEVCKQMSAWQSLPGFEHVGINVEIFGRSLFDADSILRFCERLLSSKPRSFSLALGIPEDVLAQKTESIDQMLAWLQTRKVRLILDSFGVSTGSLSTLRRAPIDMIRIHPSLIEEGDYGGPFIGAVVTLAHNLGISVIADRIGTDRALSIARRHSIDYAQGDLISAPLDAIAVTSLLRRQPLLVEKAAIQ